The bacterium genome contains a region encoding:
- a CDS encoding DNA gyrase subunit B — MAKQQDYNADQIQVLEGLEPVRKRPGMYIGSTDTRGLHECLREIVDNSVDESFAGTASQVWVQINADGSAEIRDNGRGIPTDMHKSGVSALELTMTKLHAGGKFGGGAYKVSGGLHGVGASVVNALSSYFRVCVLRNGKVFYQEYKRGVPLKKVSEATDSQIKEWGIDLKQKTGTITKFMPDSQIFHSQGEPLPFEKNKIKNLLRDRAYLIAKLAFSFKDLRDGDESGYYFEGGIKSLVAHSNRGKSPITDVIYVSKDNGEINAEVAIQYTDGFNENVKGFVNGIYTTDGGTHVTGFRTALTRSITDYVKRNSSGKDDIILTGDDLKEGLTAVIYVKMPSETLQFESQTKAKLNNPEVQGFVATTVKEGLDTYFEEHPQEAKRIIDKVSLAARARLAARAAKDAVLRKGALDGASLPGKLADCQSKDASVSEIYIVEGDSAGGSAKQGRDRKFQAILPLKGKILNTERARLDTIVKFEGVKNLIIALGVGIGEAINYEKLRYHRVIIMTDADVDGEHIKTLLLTFFYRHMPEIITRGHLYIALPPLYKITAGKESIYAFNDQEKDEVIKKFGDKKVSISRYKGLGEMNAQQLWETTMDPATRTLKQINVESLEEAGKMFEMLMGEEVPPRKKFIQTHAKLATLDI, encoded by the coding sequence ATGGCTAAACAACAAGACTACAACGCAGACCAAATCCAAGTCCTTGAGGGGTTAGAACCAGTCAGAAAGAGACCGGGAATGTATATTGGATCAACCGACACTAGGGGTCTTCATGAGTGTTTAAGAGAAATTGTTGATAACTCGGTTGACGAGAGCTTTGCTGGAACTGCAAGCCAAGTTTGGGTACAAATAAACGCTGATGGTTCAGCAGAAATCCGTGATAACGGTCGAGGAATACCAACAGATATGCACAAAAGTGGTGTTTCTGCCTTAGAACTTACAATGACCAAGCTTCACGCAGGTGGAAAATTTGGTGGAGGAGCATACAAAGTTTCTGGTGGTCTTCATGGTGTAGGTGCATCTGTTGTAAATGCGCTGTCATCTTATTTTAGAGTTTGTGTTTTACGAAATGGAAAAGTCTTTTATCAAGAATACAAAAGGGGAGTACCACTTAAAAAAGTTTCAGAAGCTACTGATTCTCAGATAAAAGAATGGGGGATTGATTTAAAACAAAAAACTGGAACCATTACTAAATTTATGCCCGATTCTCAAATATTTCACTCACAAGGTGAACCATTACCATTTGAGAAAAATAAAATAAAGAATCTACTTCGTGATAGGGCATATTTAATTGCCAAGCTTGCATTTAGTTTTAAAGACTTAAGAGATGGTGATGAATCTGGTTATTATTTTGAGGGAGGAATTAAATCTTTGGTTGCACACTCTAATAGGGGTAAGTCACCAATTACAGATGTTATTTATGTTTCAAAAGATAACGGTGAAATAAATGCAGAAGTAGCAATCCAATATACAGATGGTTTCAATGAAAATGTTAAAGGTTTTGTAAATGGAATATACACAACTGATGGAGGAACACATGTAACTGGTTTTAGAACAGCTTTAACAAGATCTATCACTGACTATGTCAAGAGAAATTCAAGTGGCAAAGACGACATAATTTTAACAGGTGATGATTTAAAGGAAGGTCTAACTGCCGTTATCTATGTCAAAATGCCTTCCGAGACACTTCAGTTTGAAAGTCAAACCAAAGCCAAACTTAATAACCCAGAGGTACAAGGTTTTGTTGCAACAACTGTCAAAGAAGGCTTGGACACTTATTTTGAAGAACACCCACAAGAAGCAAAAAGAATAATTGATAAAGTAAGTTTGGCAGCAAGAGCAAGATTGGCCGCCAGAGCAGCAAAGGACGCTGTTTTAAGAAAAGGTGCTCTTGATGGTGCATCTCTTCCTGGAAAACTTGCTGATTGTCAAAGTAAGGATGCATCAGTTTCAGAAATATATATTGTTGAGGGTGATAGCGCTGGTGGATCGGCAAAGCAAGGAAGGGACCGTAAATTCCAAGCAATTTTACCTTTAAAGGGTAAAATCCTAAACACAGAAAGGGCAAGGCTTGACACAATTGTTAAATTTGAAGGAGTTAAAAATTTAATTATTGCCTTAGGTGTTGGTATAGGGGAGGCCATAAACTACGAAAAACTCAGATATCACAGAGTAATCATAATGACTGATGCAGACGTTGACGGTGAACATATAAAAACTTTGCTTTTGACATTTTTCTACAGACATATGCCTGAGATTATTACCAGGGGGCACTTATATATTGCACTCCCCCCACTATATAAAATAACTGCTGGTAAAGAATCAATTTATGCCTTTAATGATCAAGAAAAGGATGAAGTTATTAAAAAGTTTGGTGATAAAAAAGTTTCTATTTCAAGATACAAAGGTTTAGGAGAAATGAATGCACAACAACTTTGGGAAACTACAATGGACCCTGCCACTAGAACTTTAAAACAGATAAACGTAGAAAGCCTCGAAGAAGCTGGGAAGATGTTTGAAATGTTAATGGGTGAAGAGGTGCCACCAAGAAAGAAGTTTATTCAAACCCATGCAAAACTAGCTACACTGGATATATAG
- a CDS encoding GspE/PulE family protein, which translates to MPNTATANVNKTATGNNLADILVSMGVLDKTRADQVKMAEVQYGTTQEEIIKKQNLVNNTDLVKAKATFYNVPFVDLATSPSSPEAMSILSQEVSNKFNIFPLAVDKTAKNITLAMADPLDLTAIEFVERKTGLRVKPVAVEEDKLEDIITTRYASSLSQEVTEALKDVAPDKKVSTSENLKIGFIREEKISEIVTHILEFAVKSRSSDIHIEPEERATRVRYRVDGILVEKLTIPRELHESLTSRIKILSGMKIDEKRIPQDGRFNFKAANEDTDLRVSSLPTAWGEKIVMRLLKKTGGVPDLPTLGLRGKALKNLQDAILRPHGIILICGPTGSGKTTTLYSIISKINTPKVNIVTLEDPIEYKMVGVNQVQINPAVGLTFASGLKAFLRQDPNVILVGEIRDQETADLAIQASLTGHLVFSTLHTNNAAGALPRMLDMGAEPYLLTSSMTAIMAQRVARKIHEDCKEEFTPDPKIVEDMKTVLGPLWPTNSVGKTYRGKGCQACGNTGYYGRVGIFEVLPVSDSIGKMILGRSPAVEIEKKAKEEGMITLKQDGYLKVLAGETTIEEVLRVAQE; encoded by the coding sequence ATGCCCAATACTGCCACTGCCAATGTAAATAAAACTGCGACGGGAAATAATCTTGCCGATATCTTAGTTTCTATGGGAGTTTTAGATAAGACCAGAGCTGACCAAGTTAAAATGGCTGAGGTCCAGTATGGTACTACTCAGGAGGAAATAATCAAAAAACAAAATCTAGTTAATAACACTGATCTTGTTAAGGCTAAGGCTACTTTTTATAACGTCCCCTTTGTAGATTTGGCAACTAGTCCTTCCTCCCCTGAGGCAATGTCAATACTTTCTCAAGAAGTTTCGAACAAATTTAATATATTTCCACTTGCAGTTGATAAAACAGCCAAGAATATTACTCTGGCTATGGCCGATCCCCTTGATTTGACGGCTATAGAGTTTGTAGAGAGAAAAACAGGTTTAAGGGTTAAACCCGTAGCCGTTGAGGAAGATAAATTGGAAGATATTATTACAACTAGATATGCAAGTTCATTGTCGCAAGAGGTTACAGAAGCTTTAAAAGATGTAGCTCCAGATAAAAAGGTAAGTACTAGTGAGAACCTTAAAATTGGTTTCATTAGAGAAGAAAAAATATCAGAAATTGTAACTCATATTTTGGAATTTGCAGTTAAGTCTCGTTCATCTGATATACATATTGAGCCTGAAGAAAGAGCGACTAGGGTTCGTTACAGGGTTGATGGAATATTGGTTGAAAAGTTGACTATTCCCAGAGAGCTTCACGAATCTTTAACATCGAGAATAAAAATACTTTCTGGTATGAAAATTGATGAAAAAAGAATACCACAAGACGGAAGGTTTAATTTTAAGGCTGCAAATGAAGATACTGACCTTCGTGTTTCTTCACTTCCCACAGCATGGGGAGAAAAGATTGTTATGCGTTTGTTGAAAAAAACTGGTGGTGTTCCAGATTTACCAACTCTTGGTCTTCGTGGCAAAGCCTTGAAAAACCTACAGGATGCAATTTTAAGACCTCATGGCATTATTTTAATTTGTGGACCAACTGGATCTGGTAAGACCACAACACTTTACTCAATTATTAGTAAAATTAATACACCAAAGGTAAATATTGTAACTTTGGAAGACCCAATTGAATATAAAATGGTTGGTGTCAATCAGGTACAAATTAATCCAGCAGTTGGTTTAACATTTGCTTCTGGTTTAAAAGCTTTTTTAAGACAAGACCCCAACGTTATATTAGTTGGAGAAATACGTGATCAAGAAACTGCAGATCTTGCAATTCAAGCCTCATTAACAGGGCACTTAGTTTTTTCTACTCTTCACACCAATAACGCAGCAGGAGCACTTCCTAGGATGCTTGATATGGGTGCTGAACCTTACCTTTTAACATCGTCAATGACAGCAATAATGGCCCAGAGGGTTGCAAGAAAAATACACGAGGATTGTAAAGAGGAATTTACTCCTGACCCCAAAATAGTTGAAGATATGAAAACAGTACTAGGACCACTTTGGCCAACAAATTCTGTTGGTAAAACATATAGAGGTAAAGGGTGCCAGGCCTGTGGAAATACTGGCTATTATGGCAGGGTTGGTATTTTTGAAGTTTTGCCAGTTTCTGATTCGATAGGTAAAATGATATTGGGAAGGTCACCTGCTGTTGAAATTGAAAAGAAAGCCAAAGAAGAAGGTATGATAACATTAAAACAGGATGGTTATTTAAAAGTTTTAGCAGGAGAAACGACGATTGAAGAAGTGTTAAGGGTGGCTCAAGAATAG
- a CDS encoding type IV pilus twitching motility protein PilT, with protein MINLKHLLQQTIDLKSSDLHLVAGVPPTVRIDGELKSLPDTGLLTPELVAEGLKQVMTSEQIERLTVNKELDFSLSFDDRARFRVNAYTQKGSLAAAFRRIPLEIPEIDKLNLPKITRSFTGLRQGLVLVTGPTGHGKSTTLAAIINEINKNRSCHIVTIEDPVEFVFKPIKSIISQREMRSDTHSWQVALRSVLREDPDVVLVGEMRDFETISAALTIAETGHLVFGTLHTNSAAQTIDRIVDVFPEDQQAQVRLQLSSVLEAVFSQRLITAVAGGRVVAHEVMLGTTAIKTSIREGKTHQIDSIIQTSLEVGMSTLEHSLSALVKQGIISIETAQEWTVRPDELNRLIKGTK; from the coding sequence ATGATAAACCTAAAACATTTGTTACAACAAACGATTGACTTAAAGTCATCAGATCTACACCTTGTTGCGGGTGTTCCTCCAACTGTCAGAATTGATGGTGAACTTAAATCTTTGCCGGATACAGGACTTTTGACACCTGAGTTGGTTGCTGAAGGATTAAAACAAGTTATGACTTCAGAGCAAATTGAAAGATTAACAGTCAATAAAGAACTTGATTTCTCACTTTCTTTTGATGACAGGGCAAGGTTTAGGGTTAATGCATATACTCAGAAAGGATCTTTGGCTGCTGCTTTTAGAAGAATTCCACTTGAGATTCCCGAGATTGATAAATTAAATCTACCTAAGATAACAAGGAGCTTTACAGGTTTAAGACAAGGTTTGGTTTTAGTGACTGGTCCCACTGGACACGGCAAGTCAACAACCTTGGCTGCAATAATTAATGAAATCAATAAAAACAGGTCTTGCCACATAGTAACAATTGAAGATCCAGTCGAATTTGTTTTTAAACCTATCAAGTCAATTATTTCTCAGCGAGAGATGAGATCAGATACTCACTCGTGGCAAGTTGCACTACGTTCTGTTTTGCGTGAAGACCCAGATGTTGTTTTAGTTGGCGAAATGAGAGATTTTGAAACAATTTCAGCAGCTTTAACAATTGCTGAAACAGGCCATTTAGTTTTTGGAACCTTGCATACTAACTCAGCAGCTCAAACTATTGATAGAATTGTGGATGTTTTCCCAGAAGACCAACAGGCCCAAGTCAGACTTCAGTTGTCATCTGTCTTAGAAGCAGTTTTCTCTCAAAGATTAATAACCGCTGTTGCTGGAGGAAGGGTTGTGGCCCATGAAGTGATGTTAGGGACAACTGCGATTAAAACTTCAATCAGAGAAGGTAAAACACATCAAATAGACTCAATTATTCAGACTTCTTTAGAAGTTGGTATGTCTACCCTTGAACATTCACTATCTGCATTGGTTAAGCAAGGAATAATTTCTATTGAAACTGCACAAGAGTGGACAGTAAGACCTGATGAGTTGAACAGGTTGATTAAAGGTACAAAATAA
- a CDS encoding type II secretion system F family protein — protein MKRFNYKAKDKSGKLVTGEVEAVNDMLAAKLVRGKGLLVLSIKQTYESPITFIRNLKNRITPSDVATFTRQLATMVNAGLPITESLIILKSQAKGSMGKVVSQILADIEGGESVSKAFVKHPTVFTPTYIALVKSGEAGGVLDTVLARLADDMEKQQEFKGKVKGALIYPTIIIIGMVIVAFIMMIFVIPRLTSLYDEFNAELPLPTKILIGVSDAVIKFWPVTIALVVGAVYSFQAYRKTTQGRLKTDQLQFKIPIFGELQKQVILTELTSTLSLMTGAGVSILEGLNITADVVGNVVIKNAIKDVAVQVEKGFPVSFAFAKHPEAFPFILSQMVAVGEETGKMEEVLGKVSHVFAVESDQKVKSLTSAIEPIVMVILGLGVGFLVIAIILPIYNLTSQF, from the coding sequence ATGAAAAGGTTTAACTACAAGGCAAAAGACAAATCCGGTAAATTAGTTACAGGAGAAGTGGAAGCTGTTAATGATATGTTGGCGGCCAAGCTAGTTCGTGGAAAAGGACTTCTTGTCCTCTCAATTAAACAAACATATGAAAGCCCCATAACCTTTATCAGAAATCTAAAAAATAGAATAACACCTTCAGATGTTGCTACTTTTACAAGACAGTTGGCAACAATGGTCAATGCTGGTTTACCAATAACTGAGTCGTTAATTATATTAAAGTCTCAAGCTAAAGGGTCAATGGGTAAAGTAGTATCTCAAATACTTGCAGACATTGAGGGTGGCGAGTCAGTTTCAAAGGCGTTCGTGAAGCATCCAACTGTTTTTACTCCAACCTATATAGCTTTGGTTAAGTCAGGTGAGGCAGGAGGGGTTTTAGATACTGTTTTGGCTCGTCTTGCAGACGATATGGAAAAACAACAGGAATTTAAAGGTAAAGTTAAGGGAGCTTTAATTTATCCTACAATAATTATTATTGGTATGGTTATAGTTGCTTTTATAATGATGATTTTTGTTATCCCTCGCTTGACTTCGCTTTATGATGAGTTTAATGCAGAACTTCCCCTTCCTACAAAAATATTAATTGGTGTTTCTGATGCTGTTATAAAATTTTGGCCTGTTACAATTGCTTTGGTTGTTGGGGCTGTTTATTCGTTTCAAGCGTATAGGAAAACGACACAAGGAAGACTGAAAACAGATCAACTACAGTTTAAAATACCAATTTTTGGCGAGCTTCAAAAACAAGTTATATTAACAGAATTAACAAGTACGCTCTCTTTAATGACTGGTGCTGGTGTTTCAATTTTAGAAGGTTTAAATATTACTGCAGACGTTGTCGGTAATGTGGTTATCAAAAATGCTATTAAGGATGTTGCGGTTCAGGTTGAGAAAGGATTTCCAGTTTCATTTGCATTCGCCAAACACCCAGAAGCTTTTCCTTTCATCCTTTCTCAAATGGTAGCAGTGGGAGAAGAAACTGGAAAAATGGAAGAGGTTTTGGGCAAAGTTAGTCATGTTTTTGCTGTTGAGTCAGATCAAAAGGTCAAAAGTTTAACTTCTGCAATTGAACCAATTGTTATGGTTATTTTGGGTTTGGGCGTAGGTTTTTTGGTAATTGCAATAATTTTACCTATTTATAACTTGACTTCTCAATTCTAA
- a CDS encoding prepilin-type N-terminal cleavage/methylation domain-containing protein: MNKLKTKNKKGFTLVELLIVIGLLGAIALIVIAAINPIEQANRARDTRFKSDAGQLISAIDRYFAANSRFPWMTVTPTYSTEDEFGFVTSSSQEVGLCGATCAVNGVLITTNELKTEFRNRDFVQDGGAGATLDEQILIGKEQGSSASVYGCFVPLANSTKQVAVTEGNVYQPNTSTGEKGTPVTTCDGAAGDGAGVNWVTNGCYVCIPQ, encoded by the coding sequence ATAAATAAATTAAAAACAAAAAACAAAAAAGGTTTTACCTTGGTAGAACTTTTGATTGTAATTGGTTTACTTGGAGCAATTGCCTTAATTGTTATTGCTGCTATTAATCCTATTGAACAAGCAAACAGAGCTCGCGACACAAGGTTTAAGTCAGATGCTGGTCAACTGATTTCCGCAATAGACAGATATTTTGCAGCTAATTCTAGATTTCCTTGGATGACAGTTACACCTACTTACTCAACAGAAGACGAGTTTGGATTTGTAACCTCTTCCAGTCAAGAAGTCGGTCTTTGTGGTGCAACTTGTGCTGTCAATGGAGTCTTAATAACCACCAATGAACTAAAAACAGAGTTTAGAAATAGAGATTTTGTTCAGGATGGTGGAGCAGGTGCAACACTAGATGAACAAATATTAATAGGTAAAGAGCAAGGTTCATCTGCATCAGTCTATGGTTGTTTTGTTCCTTTGGCTAATTCAACAAAACAAGTTGCAGTTACCGAAGGTAATGTTTACCAACCAAATACATCAACTGGCGAAAAAGGTACTCCTGTTACAACTTGTGATGGAGCAGCAGGCGACGGAGCGGGTGTAAATTGGGTAACCAACGGTTGTTATGTTTGTATACCTCAGTAG
- a CDS encoding prepilin peptidase: protein MEVYFILILLVLVALAIGSFVSAVSYRIPRDLNFSKGRSFCDLCQKYLKWYDNIPLFSYFFYFGKSRCCGQKISIRYPLIEAASVLGACILFLLFPFLEFILYYSLFVTLLTILVIDIEHQIIPDELVWLTLLISILIVNTSLLTTLFFAFLFSTFLLSIYILTSGKGMGLGDVKLAIPLGLVLGQEKGLVWLLSTFIIGGIVALFLLVLKKAKLKTKIAFGPFMIVAFWITLML from the coding sequence ATGGAAGTTTATTTCATACTTATACTATTGGTTTTGGTAGCTTTGGCAATTGGCTCTTTTGTGTCAGCAGTCAGCTACCGTATTCCCAGAGATTTAAATTTTTCTAAAGGAAGATCTTTTTGTGACTTATGTCAGAAATACTTAAAATGGTATGACAATATTCCTTTATTTTCATACTTTTTTTACTTTGGAAAATCAAGATGTTGTGGTCAAAAGATATCTATACGCTATCCACTAATTGAAGCCGCCTCAGTATTAGGAGCTTGTATTTTGTTTTTATTATTTCCGTTTTTAGAATTTATTCTTTACTATTCCCTCTTTGTTACATTACTTACAATATTGGTCATTGATATCGAGCATCAAATTATTCCTGATGAGCTTGTTTGGCTAACGTTACTAATTTCTATTTTAATAGTTAACACCTCACTTTTAACTACTTTGTTTTTTGCATTTCTTTTTTCAACGTTTCTCTTAAGTATCTATATACTTACATCAGGAAAAGGTATGGGTTTGGGTGACGTAAAACTTGCAATTCCTTTAGGGTTAGTCTTAGGGCAAGAAAAAGGTTTAGTATGGTTATTGTCAACTTTCATAATTGGTGGAATAGTAGCTTTATTCTTGCTAGTATTAAAGAAGGCAAAGTTAAAGACTAAAATTGCGTTTGGACCGTTCATGATAGTAGCTTTTTGGATTACGTTAATGTTATGA
- a CDS encoding prepilin-type N-terminal cleavage/methylation domain-containing protein — protein sequence MKKNIKGFTLTELLIVVGLLSFLALLIILFLRNQVHKGNDARRKAEIKRIGIAAEEYEKDNDCYPLSSLVACNPGSGLLPYLDKIPCDPVTKASYLYEHEDSSCPKWYRIYGRLDNESDVDSTPYIGPNSAFDYVYSSPNAPGVVPDVPAPTASGGGGGGAGQTTFYGCFSGSCMVVQWDVSRPGPACDPNFQNPTCYGQCSNLNNECQPWNQ from the coding sequence ATGAAAAAAAATATTAAAGGCTTTACTCTAACAGAGCTGTTAATAGTTGTGGGCTTGCTCTCATTTTTAGCGCTTCTAATTATTCTCTTTTTAAGAAATCAAGTTCACAAGGGAAATGACGCTAGAAGAAAAGCTGAGATCAAAAGAATTGGTATTGCTGCAGAGGAATATGAAAAAGATAACGATTGCTATCCCCTTTCAAGTCTTGTGGCCTGCAATCCTGGTAGTGGTTTATTACCATATTTGGATAAAATCCCTTGTGATCCTGTAACTAAGGCCTCTTATCTCTATGAACATGAAGATTCAAGTTGTCCAAAGTGGTATAGGATTTATGGCAGACTTGATAATGAGTCAGACGTAGATAGTACCCCTTATATTGGTCCTAACTCTGCATTTGACTATGTTTACTCAAGTCCAAATGCACCCGGAGTTGTTCCGGATGTACCAGCGCCTACAGCTAGTGGCGGAGGTGGAGGTGGAGCAGGTCAAACTACTTTCTATGGCTGTTTTAGTGGGTCTTGTATGGTCGTCCAATGGGATGTATCAAGGCCTGGTCCTGCTTGTGATCCGAACTTTCAAAACCCAACCTGCTATGGACAATGTTCAAATTTAAATAACGAATGTCAACCTTGGAATCAATAA
- a CDS encoding prepilin-type N-terminal cleavage/methylation domain-containing protein, producing the protein MKYSKQNLASKTGKKGFTLVELLVAMAIIGVLAAMAVGSFRTAQLRGRDTQRKSDLKQVSNALELYYADYGRYPDSLTWGGEFTDGRTIYFKVLPTDPSGGVYTYTLVGASTQKYQLFARLENTEDQDCIQDNCAQNPNFAVTSANTTATE; encoded by the coding sequence ATGAAATATAGTAAGCAAAACTTGGCCAGTAAAACTGGTAAAAAAGGATTTACATTAGTTGAACTTTTAGTAGCAATGGCAATTATTGGAGTTTTGGCTGCAATGGCTGTTGGTAGTTTTAGAACTGCACAATTAAGGGGTAGGGATACACAGAGAAAGTCTGATCTAAAACAGGTTTCAAATGCTTTAGAACTTTATTATGCTGATTATGGAAGGTATCCTGATAGTTTGACTTGGGGTGGAGAGTTTACTGATGGCAGAACAATTTACTTTAAGGTTTTACCAACTGACCCATCTGGTGGTGTATACACCTATACTCTAGTTGGTGCTTCTACCCAAAAATACCAGCTTTTTGCAAGACTTGAAAATACTGAAGATCAAGACTGTATACAAGACAACTGTGCGCAGAATCCCAATTTTGCAGTTACTAGTGCTAATACAACAGCAACAGAGTAA
- a CDS encoding prepilin-type N-terminal cleavage/methylation domain-containing protein gives MNNKTKKGFTLVELLVVVSLIGVLATLVIANMNSARERARDTQRKSDFRNIQTALRLYYNDNGGYPTSSTDNIVGCDGNCVWGESWVNDDVTYMNILPDDPLSNQIYKYTYIDDDDYILEACLENVSDDKGIATTDLDWCPTGWKYEVKP, from the coding sequence ATGAACAACAAAACAAAAAAAGGTTTTACCTTAGTCGAATTACTGGTCGTAGTTTCTTTAATTGGAGTTTTGGCAACTTTAGTTATTGCAAATATGAACTCAGCCAGAGAAAGGGCTAGAGATACTCAAAGAAAATCAGATTTTAGGAATATCCAAACAGCATTAAGGCTTTATTACAATGATAATGGAGGCTATCCAACCAGTAGTACAGATAATATTGTTGGCTGCGATGGTAATTGTGTATGGGGAGAGTCTTGGGTGAATGATGACGTGACTTATATGAACATATTGCCTGATGATCCCCTATCAAACCAGATATATAAATATACCTATATAGATGATGATGATTATATACTTGAGGCTTGTCTTGAAAATGTCAGTGATGACAAAGGAATTGCAACCACTGACCTGGATTGGTGCCCGACTGGTTGGAAGTATGAAGTAAAACCATAA